A single genomic interval of Bacillus smithii harbors:
- a CDS encoding competence/damage-inducible protein A — MNAEIISVGSELLLGQIVNTNAQFLSRHLAEMGVNVFYQTVVGDNSDRLLSTIQKAEERADLIIFTGGLGPTRDDLTKETIAAHLGKKLVLNDEAFKGIRQYFLKIGREMTENNKKQALVLEDCLVLPNENGMAPGMFVKSKNKFYMLLPGPPKEMQPMFEKYGRPAILNVLDRQESIVSRVLRFFGIGESQLETEIEDMIMNQTNPTIAPLAGDGEVTIRLTAKHRSKETANEMIDKVEKEILNRVGEYFYGYGQTTIAAELVQKLKQQNKTIACAESLTGGLFQSMITAVAGASAVLKGGIVCYTNEAKEHLVDVSKKTLDTFGAVSEQCAKELAENVRKKLNADIGISFTGVAGPDSLEENPPGTVWIGISEKGKESKAVLLKLAGDRNQIRNRTAKYGCHFLLRTCQ; from the coding sequence ATGAATGCTGAAATTATTTCGGTTGGTTCCGAACTTCTACTCGGCCAAATCGTCAATACGAATGCACAATTTCTTTCTCGTCATTTGGCTGAAATGGGCGTCAACGTATTTTATCAAACCGTTGTCGGGGATAACAGCGATCGGCTTCTTTCAACGATTCAAAAAGCAGAAGAAAGAGCAGATCTCATCATTTTTACAGGTGGTCTTGGCCCGACACGTGATGATTTAACAAAAGAAACCATTGCCGCGCATCTAGGCAAGAAACTCGTTTTGAACGACGAAGCGTTTAAAGGAATTCGTCAATATTTCCTTAAAATAGGCCGTGAGATGACGGAAAATAACAAAAAACAAGCTCTTGTTCTAGAGGATTGTCTTGTTTTGCCGAATGAAAACGGCATGGCTCCCGGTATGTTTGTGAAATCAAAAAATAAATTTTATATGCTTTTGCCGGGGCCGCCAAAAGAAATGCAGCCGATGTTCGAAAAATATGGAAGGCCGGCTATATTAAATGTTTTGGATCGCCAAGAAAGCATTGTTTCACGCGTATTGCGTTTCTTTGGCATCGGAGAATCGCAGTTGGAGACAGAGATTGAAGATATGATTATGAACCAAACAAACCCGACCATTGCGCCTTTAGCTGGCGACGGAGAAGTGACCATCCGACTTACGGCGAAGCACCGATCAAAAGAGACAGCTAATGAGATGATAGACAAAGTAGAAAAAGAGATTTTAAACCGTGTTGGCGAATACTTTTACGGTTATGGACAAACTACGATTGCAGCTGAATTAGTACAGAAGCTGAAACAACAAAATAAGACGATTGCCTGCGCTGAAAGTTTGACCGGAGGACTGTTTCAAAGTATGATTACCGCTGTTGCAGGAGCAAGCGCTGTTTTAAAAGGCGGGATTGTTTGTTATACAAACGAAGCGAAAGAGCATCTGGTCGATGTTTCAAAAAAGACGCTTGATACGTTCGGAGCGGTCAGTGAGCAGTGTGCGAAAGAGTTAGCTGAAAATGTAAGGAAAAAGCTTAACGCTGATATTGGAATCAGCTTTACGGGAGTAGCAGGACCCGATTCTTTGGAAGAAAATCCTCCTGGAACTGTTTGGATCGGCATTTCTGAAAAAGGAAAAGAATCAAAGGCCGTATTGCTGAAGCTTGCAGGGGATCGGAATCAAATTCGTAACCGTACAGCTAAATACGGTTGTCATTTTTTGCTGCGAACTTGTCAGTAA
- the pgsA gene encoding CDP-diacylglycerol--glycerol-3-phosphate 3-phosphatidyltransferase — protein sequence MNLPNKITVSRICLIPIFVILLVVPFNWGNITILGTTMPVTHFVGALVFILASTTDWIDGHFARKYNLVTNLGKFLDPLADKLLVSAAFIILVELGYAPSWIVILIISREFAVTGLRLVLAGEGEVVAANMLGKIKTWTQIIAISALLLHNILFENFSIPFADFALWVALFFTLWSGWDYFAKNAHAFKNSK from the coding sequence GTGAATTTACCAAACAAAATTACTGTATCACGTATATGTTTAATTCCAATCTTCGTTATTTTGCTTGTTGTTCCATTCAATTGGGGAAACATCACCATTCTAGGGACAACCATGCCTGTGACTCACTTCGTGGGGGCCCTTGTATTTATCCTTGCCTCGACCACCGATTGGATTGACGGACATTTTGCACGAAAGTACAACTTGGTCACGAACCTGGGAAAATTTCTTGATCCGCTTGCGGACAAATTGTTAGTTTCGGCTGCGTTTATTATACTGGTTGAATTGGGATATGCTCCTTCTTGGATCGTCATTTTGATCATCAGCCGCGAGTTTGCGGTGACAGGGCTTCGCCTTGTACTTGCTGGGGAAGGAGAAGTAGTTGCGGCCAATATGCTTGGAAAAATTAAAACATGGACGCAAATCATTGCGATTTCTGCGTTGCTTCTTCATAATATTTTGTTTGAAAATTTCTCGATTCCGTTTGCGGATTTTGCCCTTTGGGTAGCGCTCTTTTTCACGTTATGGTCAGGCTGGGATTATTTCGCCAAAAATGCACATGCATTTAAAAACTCCAAGTAA
- a CDS encoding helix-turn-helix domain-containing protein produces MTELGNRLKEAREAKGLTLDDVQEMTKIQKRYLAGIEEGKYDLMPGKFYVRAFIKQYAEAVGLDAEEIFNEYKNEIPDSHEDEIPQRVTRIEPSSRRTVSGGASGKFFDYLPKIIVAVFIIGAIFLVWALIPKDGGNEKSGNDHTVKVEQSKNVEPVKENSVSKKKETKKEAKKEEKTSKTDKKEANKKDQSELKAVQSSGRQTVYQLTNAKDFKISIASTGESWIQVTDESGKSYFSNLLRKGQTQTFDLKGHSQAKIVVGFAPATEIKVNGQTVQYKIPANQVVRQDIIIQNRKSAQ; encoded by the coding sequence GTGACAGAACTAGGAAACCGCTTGAAAGAAGCAAGGGAAGCGAAGGGGCTTACCCTTGATGACGTTCAGGAAATGACCAAGATTCAAAAAAGATATTTGGCCGGCATTGAAGAAGGAAAATATGATCTGATGCCGGGAAAATTTTATGTTCGAGCCTTTATTAAGCAGTACGCGGAGGCTGTAGGGCTTGATGCTGAAGAAATTTTCAATGAATATAAAAATGAAATTCCGGACTCTCATGAAGATGAAATTCCTCAGCGAGTGACGCGGATAGAACCGTCTTCGCGAAGGACTGTTTCCGGCGGGGCTTCGGGAAAGTTTTTCGATTATTTGCCGAAGATTATTGTAGCTGTGTTTATTATCGGAGCGATTTTTCTTGTATGGGCATTGATTCCAAAAGACGGCGGAAATGAAAAAAGCGGAAATGATCATACGGTCAAAGTGGAGCAATCCAAAAATGTAGAGCCTGTTAAGGAAAATTCCGTCAGCAAGAAGAAAGAAACGAAAAAAGAAGCGAAGAAAGAAGAAAAAACGTCTAAAACGGACAAAAAAGAAGCGAACAAAAAGGATCAATCCGAGTTGAAAGCTGTTCAGTCTAGTGGTCGACAAACGGTTTACCAATTGACGAATGCGAAAGATTTCAAAATATCGATTGCTTCAACGGGTGAAAGCTGGATTCAAGTGACCGATGAAAGCGGAAAATCGTATTTTTCTAATTTGCTTCGAAAAGGACAAACGCAAACGTTTGATTTGAAAGGCCACAGTCAAGCGAAAATTGTGGTCGGTTTTGCACCTGCGACAGAGATTAAAGTGAATGGTCAAACCGTTCAATATAAAATCCCTGCAAATCAGGTCGTTCGCCAGGACATCATCATTCAAAATCGTAAATCGGCGCAATAA
- a CDS encoding DUF3388 domain-containing protein: protein MEKQEWYLEYEIQKNRPGLLGDISSLLGMLSINIVTINGVDQGKRGMLLLAKTEEQIVRLESILRTMDTIKIVKLRKPKVRDRLAVRHGRYITHDADDKKTFRFVRDELGILVDFMAELFKQEGHKLVGIRGMPRVGKTESIVAASVCANKRWLFVSSTLIKQTVRSQLFREEYSDQNIFIIDGAVSVRKANEKHWQLIREIMRIPAVKVIEHPDIFVQNSEYSIDDFDYIIELRNNPNEEITYDLMYKNQLFQNSEFEGFDF, encoded by the coding sequence ATGGAAAAACAAGAGTGGTATTTAGAATACGAAATACAAAAGAACCGTCCTGGGCTCTTAGGCGATATTTCTTCATTGCTCGGCATGCTCTCAATTAATATTGTGACAATCAACGGGGTTGATCAAGGAAAACGGGGCATGCTTCTATTGGCTAAAACGGAAGAACAAATTGTCCGCCTTGAATCCATTTTGCGAACAATGGACACGATTAAAATTGTAAAACTTCGAAAGCCTAAAGTAAGAGATCGTTTGGCTGTTCGTCATGGAAGATATATCACCCATGACGCTGATGACAAAAAGACTTTTCGATTTGTGCGAGATGAATTAGGAATACTGGTTGATTTTATGGCGGAATTATTTAAACAAGAAGGTCATAAACTGGTTGGAATTCGCGGGATGCCGCGTGTAGGCAAAACAGAATCCATTGTAGCGGCAAGCGTCTGCGCCAATAAAAGATGGCTTTTTGTTTCTTCAACGCTGATTAAGCAGACTGTCCGCAGTCAATTGTTTCGGGAAGAATACAGCGACCAAAATATTTTTATTATTGACGGAGCCGTTTCGGTAAGGAAAGCAAATGAAAAACATTGGCAGCTCATTAGAGAAATTATGCGGATCCCGGCCGTAAAAGTAATTGAGCATCCTGATATTTTTGTCCAAAACAGCGAATATTCCATTGATGATTTTGACTATATCATCGAATTGCGCAATAATCCAAATGAAGAAATTACATACGACTTGATGTATAAAAATCAACTTTTTCAGAATTCTGAGTTCGAAGGATTTGACTTTTAA
- a CDS encoding DUF3243 domain-containing protein, with amino-acid sequence MSVLDSWEQWKDFLGDRLNQAKDQGMNQQAISDIAYQIGNYLANQVDPKNEQQRVLADLWSVASPEEQHAIANVMVKLVQNNGTH; translated from the coding sequence ATGTCTGTACTTGATAGCTGGGAACAATGGAAAGATTTTCTAGGAGACCGTTTAAATCAAGCGAAAGATCAAGGAATGAATCAGCAAGCAATCAGCGATATTGCTTATCAAATCGGCAACTACCTTGCAAACCAAGTAGATCCGAAAAATGAGCAGCAACGGGTGTTGGCCGATCTTTGGTCTGTCGCTTCCCCAGAAGAACAACATGCCATTGCTAATGTCATGGTAAAACTTGTGCAAAATAACGGGACTCATTAG
- the ymfI gene encoding elongation factor P 5-aminopentanone reductase, translated as MKKFALITGASGGIGQAAARVLAQNGWNLYLHYHQNRESIQNLMNDLKPYGLEIIPIQADLRTDDGITTLVESLFSVDALVYASGNSYYGLLQDMSTVEVDELLAVHVRSPLLLIRSILPKMSAKRKGQIVLVSSIWGQTGAAYEVAYSAVKGAQIAFVKALSKEVAASGIRVNAVAPGAVATKMVTEQLSEEELSILKEEIPMRRLSAPEEVAEAIAFLLSDQSSYITGQILAVNGGWYT; from the coding sequence ATGAAAAAGTTTGCTTTAATTACCGGGGCGAGCGGGGGAATTGGTCAAGCAGCTGCTCGAGTATTGGCCCAAAACGGATGGAATTTGTACCTTCATTATCATCAAAACCGTGAGTCCATCCAAAACTTGATGAATGATCTCAAACCATATGGTTTAGAAATCATTCCTATTCAAGCAGATTTAAGAACGGATGACGGAATCACCACTTTGGTCGAAAGCCTTTTTTCCGTTGATGCCCTCGTTTATGCGAGCGGGAATTCCTATTATGGGCTGCTTCAAGACATGTCGACTGTCGAAGTGGATGAACTTCTTGCTGTGCATGTACGAAGTCCGTTGCTGCTCATTCGATCGATATTGCCCAAAATGTCTGCGAAACGGAAAGGCCAAATTGTACTTGTCAGTTCCATTTGGGGACAGACGGGGGCCGCATATGAAGTCGCCTACTCAGCTGTAAAAGGTGCACAAATCGCTTTTGTAAAGGCGCTAAGCAAAGAAGTGGCTGCGAGTGGAATCCGCGTTAATGCAGTGGCGCCAGGAGCAGTCGCAACCAAAATGGTGACCGAACAGCTGTCGGAAGAGGAATTGTCGATTTTAAAAGAGGAAATCCCAATGAGGAGGCTTTCCGCCCCGGAGGAAGTGGCTGAAGCCATCGCGTTTTTGTTATCTGATCAATCTTCTTACATAACCGGTCAAATATTGGCGGTGAACGGTGGCTGGTACACATAA
- the yfmH gene encoding EF-P 5-aminopentanol modification-associated protein YfmH encodes MEKIQFDQLQEELYYEKMSNGLDVYILPKKGFHKTYATFTTKYGSVDNEFVPLSKDQFTHVPDGIAHFLEHKLFEKEDGDVFQQFSKQGASANAFTTFTRTTYLFSSTSNVQQNLETLINFVQDPYFTEKTVEKEKGIIGQEITMYEDNPDWRVYFGLIENMYHHHPVRIDIAGTIQSIDKITKDLLYECYYTFYHPSNMLLFVVGPVNPEEIMNQVRENQSKKNYQNQPEIRRHFEKEPEDVKEKLRVLPMDVKTPKCYVGIKGAKTDIKGIEMLRYELSINVLLEMLFGKSSQNYFDLYEKGLIDDSFFFDFTQEEGFGFAMIGSDTMNPDEFAKRIQSVLLDAKTGAYLTEDALERTKKKKIGAFLRSLNSPEFIANQFTRYAFHEMNLFDVVPTLEQLTFDDIKKVAAELIAPNRLTTFQVTPK; translated from the coding sequence ATGGAAAAAATTCAATTTGATCAGCTCCAAGAAGAATTGTACTATGAAAAAATGAGCAATGGACTTGACGTTTATATTCTCCCGAAAAAAGGATTTCACAAAACTTATGCGACTTTTACAACGAAATACGGTTCTGTGGATAATGAATTTGTTCCGCTCAGTAAGGATCAATTCACCCATGTTCCGGATGGAATCGCCCATTTTCTTGAACATAAATTGTTTGAAAAGGAAGATGGCGATGTCTTTCAGCAGTTTAGCAAACAAGGAGCGTCTGCCAACGCTTTTACCACTTTCACAAGAACCACTTATCTTTTTTCCAGCACCTCCAACGTGCAGCAAAATTTGGAAACGTTGATTAATTTTGTTCAAGATCCTTATTTTACCGAAAAAACGGTAGAAAAGGAAAAAGGGATCATCGGTCAAGAAATTACCATGTATGAGGACAACCCCGATTGGCGTGTTTATTTCGGCTTAATTGAAAATATGTATCATCATCACCCGGTTCGCATCGATATTGCGGGCACGATCCAATCCATTGATAAAATCACAAAAGACCTATTGTACGAATGCTACTACACTTTTTATCATCCAAGTAATATGCTGCTCTTCGTTGTGGGGCCGGTCAATCCGGAAGAAATCATGAATCAAGTAAGGGAAAATCAATCGAAAAAGAACTATCAAAACCAGCCGGAAATCAGGCGTCACTTTGAAAAAGAACCGGAAGATGTAAAAGAAAAGCTCAGGGTTCTACCTATGGATGTAAAAACGCCGAAGTGCTATGTGGGCATAAAAGGCGCAAAGACCGATATTAAAGGAATTGAAATGCTGCGGTATGAATTATCCATCAATGTATTGTTGGAGATGCTGTTCGGAAAAAGCTCTCAAAATTATTTTGACTTGTACGAAAAAGGTTTGATTGACGATTCATTCTTTTTCGATTTCACGCAGGAAGAGGGATTTGGCTTTGCGATGATTGGCAGTGATACAATGAATCCGGATGAATTTGCTAAACGCATCCAATCCGTTTTACTGGACGCGAAAACAGGCGCTTATTTAACGGAAGATGCACTTGAAAGAACGAAAAAGAAAAAAATTGGTGCGTTTTTAAGATCGCTGAATTCTCCGGAATTTATTGCCAATCAGTTTACGCGGTACGCTTTTCATGAAATGAATCTTTTTGATGTAGTGCCAACTCTTGAACAACTGACATTTGATGACATAAAAAAAGTAGCAGCCGAATTGATTGCTCCTAATCGATTAACCACTTTTCAAGTTACACCCAAATAA